A DNA window from Arachis hypogaea cultivar Tifrunner chromosome 18, arahy.Tifrunner.gnm2.J5K5, whole genome shotgun sequence contains the following coding sequences:
- the LOC112769414 gene encoding TMV resistance protein N isoform X1: MANDDVFLSFRGGTRYRFTDHLYHALRRNGIDTFRDNENLRVGDELRPVLMNAIENCKMAIVVLCENYASSTWCLDELVKIVDCHEKQGKQVLPIIYRMKPSDVWEQKGSYETAMAKHEDRYGKDSEKVKAWRLALSKVDTLKLIKWLHCTEITYEPEFIKNIVRDTADRLPLPEPTQHVVGLDTCCEQVKSVLNIESNENICMLGIYGPGGIGKTTLARCLFDKIKRQFEASCFLGNVREKSESRGSLESLQKTVLYDMGEETITDLGSEFKGGYEIKRRLRHKRVLLVLDDVNSITQLESLAGGHDWFGSGSRIIITTRDTDVVDKHVMGDVVTKKYKMEELNDDDSLELFSWHAFNRKEPAENFKNVSRNAISYAKGFPLALEVIGSHLGGFTSVDSWEEELHKYRIDPSIQGVLEISYNSLYELDQKTFLDIACFFKGEKWDYVKRVLKACDFYPIVRVFISKCLITVNQSGCLDMHDLVQDMGKEIVMNESPTNPGERSRLWSHKDILQVLKDDTGSSSIEGIMLHPSTLEEVNYWINTAFDKMEKLRILIVRNTVFSTAPSHLPNSLRLLEWKGYPSESFPLDFHPHRIVDLKLPHSALKLERLFQVFEDLTFINLSQCQSVTHVPDMSGAKSLRVLTLDKCNKLVGFDESIGFMPNLVYLSASECSKLKHFVPEMYLPSLEVLSFYFCKSLQSFPEIMQEMDKPLKINLVNSAIEEFPNSIGNLTGLEHIDISKSKRLQYLPGSFLMLPKLFTLTIDGCSLLGRSFKRFKGHSSPNIRRLSFSGANLSDEDLHPILHIHQKLEGINVSNNCFSSLPKCIEGFLHLKILDVSYCNNLMIIPELPSSIQKVDARYCLSLTPQSSTMPLSKILQETKRIEVVMPKKEIPNWLDYNCSKDIPLFWARRKFPVVALAFMFGRATGSDIDETLMKALDFWPQIASSKSYTVGLNLFIEGQQIFPEKSKYFNVGEDHVLLFDLRTLFSDKEWHDLDSYIGDDWKAIHVVCESTLTLNHWGVYVYKGETNMDDIYFKHLPNHKLSSELVLERSPQQTRQRIGQVIDNLNPTETFDNEHLSLVDLEEDRMSFTKALVRSYKMAKANEASSSSNYGASLKKESEESNWDVLRLIELMKENVPKDIADSNPGQIQAVQEFAEEFFKARAQFMMEKDCDMLNIGMMIALEEYHIFGPPTRRYWGRIDLKHADDPTFKAVMRRAFQESWRIEERAKAHNRRMIPILLLKCEIPSIWGESSQKEEYGDDPVLEELLSKIEKDAMDCNKSYGKLKASITYTNELLAVSDEYLLEATYLRAHENMENEVMSEWGRLELALCDMFRSRMRRSLFGWRKGLMIPGASTKKTSYGTIRVALEDQDTHDNNRMQHNKLWRIQIPRYFRRSFFLFFYFLLRFLYSGFLFFVRALSFTFCFTLLVLLVLLRSFMFVFVFLFTFIIMVFFMHFHLILLCLVLYFIFYCLRYLFLEIWSVVLGMV, translated from the exons ATGGCAAATGATGATGTATTTCTGAGTTTTAGAGGAGGAACACGCTACCGATTCACGGATCATCTCTATCATGCTTTGCGGCGAAATGGAATCGACACGTTCAGAGATAACGAGAATCTGAGGGTAGGGGATGAACTGAGACCTGTTCTTATGAACGCAATCGAGAATTGCAAAATGGCAATAGTGGTGCTGTGCGAGAACTACGCATCTTCGACGTGGTGCCTTGATGAGTTGGTCAAGATCGTTGACTGTCACGAAAAGCAAGGGAAGCAGGTTCTGCCAATTATTTACAGAATGAAACCTTCAGATGTGTGGGAACAGAAGGGTTCCTATGAAACAGCCATGGCTAAACATGAGGATAGATATGGAAAAGACTCTGAGAAGGTCAAAGCATGGCGATTAGCTTTGTCCAAAGTAGACACGCTAAAGCTAATAAAATGGCTGCATTGCACGGAGATCAC GTATGAACCGGAGTTTATCAAGAATATTGTTAGAGACACCGCTGACAGATTACCGTTGCCTGAACCAACCCAGCATGTAGTTGGACTCGATACTTGCTGTGAACAAGTAAAATCAGTACTAAATATTGAGTCTAATGAAAATATTTGCATGTTGGGAATTTATGGACCTGGTGGAATAGGCAAAACCACATTGGCCAGATGTCTATTCGACAAGATCAAGCGGCAGTTTGAAGCTTCATGTTTTCTCGGTAATGTCAGAGAAAAATCTGAAAGTCGCGGAAGCTTGGAAAGTCTGCAAAAGACAGTTTTATATGACATGGGTGAGGAGACAATAACTGACCTTGGCAGTGAATTTAAGGGAGGATATGAAATCAAACGGAGGCTTCGCCACAAAAGAGTACTTCTAGTTCTTGATGATGTTAATTCAATAACACAATTGGAATCACTGGCTGGAGGGCATGATTGGTTTGGTTCAGGCAGCAGAATCATTATAACAACAAGGGATACTGATGTGGTAGACAAGCATGTGATGGGTGATGTTGTCACCAAGAAATACAAGATGGAGGAGCTAAATGATGATGATTCCTTGGAACTCTTTTCTTGGCATGCTTTCAACAGGAAGGAGCCTGCAGAGAACTTTAAAAATGTTTCAAGGAATGCAATAAGTTATGCAAAGGGCTTTCCGCTGGCTTTAGAAGTAATAGGCTCCCACTTAGGGGGTTTTACAAGTGTGGATAGCTGGGAAGAGGAACTGCACAAGTATAGAATTGATCCAAGTATTCAAGGAGTACTTGAAATAAGCTACAATAGCTTGTATGAACTTGATCAGAAAACTTTCTTGGACATTGCTTGTTTCTTCAAAGGAGAGAAATGGGATTATGTTAAAAGGGTACTGAAAGCTTGTGACTTCTATCCAATTGTTCGAGTGTTCATTAGTAAATGTTTAATCACTGTAAATCAGAGTGGTTGCTTGGATATGCATGATCTAGTACAAGACATGGGCAAAGAGATTGTAATGAATGAGTCGCCAACAAACCCGGGTGAACGCAGCAGATTATGGTCTCATAAAGACATTCTTCAAGTACTCAAAGATGACACA GGAAGTAGCTCAATTGAAGGAATAATGCTTCACCCTTCTACACTTGAAGAAGTAAATTATTGGATTAATACTGCCTTTGACAAGATGGAGAAACTCAGAATTCTAATTGTTCGGAATACAGTATTTTCAACAGCACCAAGTCATCTTCCAAATAGTTTACGACTACTAGAGTGGAAAGGGTATCCATCAGAGTCATTCCCACTAGATTTTCATCCCCACAGAATTGTTGATCTCAAGCTACCTCACAGTGCTCTTAAATTGGAAAGGCTATTTCAG GTATTTGAGGATTTGACATTTATCAACCTCTCCCAATGTCAATCCGTTACACACGTCCCGGATATGTCTGGAGCTAAAAGCCTGAGAGTCCTCACACTTGACAAATGCAATAAACTGGTAGGATTTGATGAATCCATTGGATTTATGCCAAACCTTGTGTATTTGAGTGCTTCGGAATGCAGTAAGCTCAAACATTTTGTACCAGAAATGTATTTGCCGTCTCTCGAAGTgctttcattttacttttgtaaaaGCCTCCAAAGCTTCCCAGAAATCATGCAAGAGATGGACAAACCATTAAAGATTAACTTGGTAAATTCTGCAATCGAGGAGTTCCCAAATTCCATTGGTAATCTTACAGGGCTCGAGCATATAGACATCTCTAAATCCAAAAGACTCCAGTACCTACCAGGTAGCTTCTTGATGTTGCCAAAACTTTTCACATTGACAATAGATGGATGTTCTCTGCTTGGAAGATCATTTAAAAGGTTCAAAGGACACAGCAGTCCAAATATAAGGAGACTGAGTTTCAGTGGTGCTAATCTTTCAGATGaagatcttcatccaattcttcatattcATCAGAAGTTGGAAGGCATCAATGTATCAAATAATTGTTTTTCATCCCTCCCAAAATGCATTGAAGGATTTTTGCACTTGAAAATTCTTGACGTGAGTTATTGTAATAATCTTATGATAATTCCAGAACTTCCATCAAGCATTCAAAAAGTAGATGCAAGATATTGCCTATCCTTAACTCCACAGTCCTCAACCATGCCATTGTCCAAG ATTTTACAAGAGACTAAAAGAATTGAAGTTGTGATGCCAAAAAAGGAGATTCCCAATTGGCTTGACTACAATTGCAGCAAAGATATTCCTCTGTTTTGGGCTCGGCGAAAGTTTCCTGTTGTTGCTTTAGCATTCATGTTTGGGAGAGCCACTGGCAGTGATATTGATGAGACATTGATGAAGGCTCTAGACTTCTGGCCTCAAATTGCTTCATCCAAATCCTACACTGTTGGTCTCAACTTGTTTATAGAAGGCCAACAAATATTTCCGGAGAAGTCCAAATATTTCAATGTTGGGGAAGATCATGTGTTACTTTTTGATCTTCGAACTTTGTTCAGTGACAAAGAGTGGCATGATCTTGATTCATATATTGGAGATGATTGGAAAGCCATTCATGTTGTATGTGAATCAACCTTAACTCTGAATCATTGGGGAGTTTATGTTTACAAGGGAGAGACAAACATGGATGATATTTATTTCAAGCATCTTCCCAACCACAAATTGTCAAGCGAGTTAGTTCTAGAAAGAAGTCCGCAACAAACTCGGCAAAGAATTGGACAAGTGATAGATAATTTGAATCCAACAGAAACATTTGACAATGAGCATTTGTCTCTTGTTGATCTAGAAGAAGATAGAATGAGCTTTACAAAGGCATTGGTGAGGTCGTACAAGATGGCCAAGGCTAACGAAGCTTCTTCGTCTTCTAACTATGGGGCAAGTTTGAAGAAAGAATCAGAAGAATCTAATTGGGACGTGTTGCGGTTAATAGAGTTGATGAAGGAGAATGTGCCAAAAGATATTGCTGATTCAAACCCTGGTCAAATACAAGCTGTACAAGAATTCGCAGAAGAGTTTTTTAAGGCACGTGCACAATTTATGATGGAGAAAGACTGCGACATGTTGAATATTGGTATGATGATTGCTTTAGAGGAATACCATATTTTTGGACCTCCAACTCGTCGTTATTGGGGAAGAATAGATTTAAAACATGCAGATGATCCAACATTCAAAGCAGTGATGAGGAGGGCATTCCAAGAATCATGGAGAATTGAAGAACGCGCCAAAGCACACAATAGAAGGATGATTCCCATTCTTCTATTGAAATGCGAGATTCCATCCATATGGGGAGAATCATCGCAGAAGGAAGAATACGGTGATGATCCTGTGTTGGAAGAATTATTGAGCAAGATAGAGAAAGATGCTATGGACTGTAATAAATCATATGGTAAATTGAAGGCATCTATTACTTATACTAATGAACTACTAGCAGTTTCTGATGAATATTTGCTAGAAGCAACGTATCTCAGAGCACATGAAAATATGGAAAATGAAGTCATGTCAGAATGGGGAAGGTTAGAATTGGCATTATGTGACATGTTCAGATCAAGAATGCGAAGATCATTGTTTGGTTGGAGAAAGGGGCTCATGATTCCTGGAGCTAGTACTAAGAAGACCTCTTATGGGACAATTAGAGTGGCACTCGAAGATCAAGACACTCATGATAATAATCGAATGCAGCATAATAAGCTGTGGCGGATCCAGATTCCAAGGTACTTTAGAaggtccttttttttatttttttattttcttttacggTTTCTTTATtctggttttttgttttttgtacgGGCTTTGTCTTTCActttttgttttactcttttgGTTCTTTTGGTTCTTTTACGGTCTTTtatgtttgtttttgtttttttgtttacttttattaTCATGGttttttttatgcattttcatttaattttgctctgtcttgttttatattttattttctattgtctAAGGTACCTCTTTTTGGAAATTTGGTCTGTGGTACTTGGGATGGTCTAA
- the LOC112769414 gene encoding disease resistance-like protein DSC1 isoform X2, translating into MLGIYGPGGIGKTTLARCLFDKIKRQFEASCFLGNVREKSESRGSLESLQKTVLYDMGEETITDLGSEFKGGYEIKRRLRHKRVLLVLDDVNSITQLESLAGGHDWFGSGSRIIITTRDTDVVDKHVMGDVVTKKYKMEELNDDDSLELFSWHAFNRKEPAENFKNVSRNAISYAKGFPLALEVIGSHLGGFTSVDSWEEELHKYRIDPSIQGVLEISYNSLYELDQKTFLDIACFFKGEKWDYVKRVLKACDFYPIVRVFISKCLITVNQSGCLDMHDLVQDMGKEIVMNESPTNPGERSRLWSHKDILQVLKDDTGSSSIEGIMLHPSTLEEVNYWINTAFDKMEKLRILIVRNTVFSTAPSHLPNSLRLLEWKGYPSESFPLDFHPHRIVDLKLPHSALKLERLFQVFEDLTFINLSQCQSVTHVPDMSGAKSLRVLTLDKCNKLVGFDESIGFMPNLVYLSASECSKLKHFVPEMYLPSLEVLSFYFCKSLQSFPEIMQEMDKPLKINLVNSAIEEFPNSIGNLTGLEHIDISKSKRLQYLPGSFLMLPKLFTLTIDGCSLLGRSFKRFKGHSSPNIRRLSFSGANLSDEDLHPILHIHQKLEGINVSNNCFSSLPKCIEGFLHLKILDVSYCNNLMIIPELPSSIQKVDARYCLSLTPQSSTMPLSKILQETKRIEVVMPKKEIPNWLDYNCSKDIPLFWARRKFPVVALAFMFGRATGSDIDETLMKALDFWPQIASSKSYTVGLNLFIEGQQIFPEKSKYFNVGEDHVLLFDLRTLFSDKEWHDLDSYIGDDWKAIHVVCESTLTLNHWGVYVYKGETNMDDIYFKHLPNHKLSSELVLERSPQQTRQRIGQVIDNLNPTETFDNEHLSLVDLEEDRMSFTKALVRSYKMAKANEASSSSNYGASLKKESEESNWDVLRLIELMKENVPKDIADSNPGQIQAVQEFAEEFFKARAQFMMEKDCDMLNIGMMIALEEYHIFGPPTRRYWGRIDLKHADDPTFKAVMRRAFQESWRIEERAKAHNRRMIPILLLKCEIPSIWGESSQKEEYGDDPVLEELLSKIEKDAMDCNKSYGKLKASITYTNELLAVSDEYLLEATYLRAHENMENEVMSEWGRLELALCDMFRSRMRRSLFGWRKGLMIPGASTKKTSYGTIRVALEDQDTHDNNRMQHNKLWRIQIPRYFRRSFFLFFYFLLRFLYSGFLFFVRALSFTFCFTLLVLLVLLRSFMFVFVFLFTFIIMVFFMHFHLILLCLVLYFIFYCLRYLFLEIWSVVLGMV; encoded by the exons ATGTTGGGAATTTATGGACCTGGTGGAATAGGCAAAACCACATTGGCCAGATGTCTATTCGACAAGATCAAGCGGCAGTTTGAAGCTTCATGTTTTCTCGGTAATGTCAGAGAAAAATCTGAAAGTCGCGGAAGCTTGGAAAGTCTGCAAAAGACAGTTTTATATGACATGGGTGAGGAGACAATAACTGACCTTGGCAGTGAATTTAAGGGAGGATATGAAATCAAACGGAGGCTTCGCCACAAAAGAGTACTTCTAGTTCTTGATGATGTTAATTCAATAACACAATTGGAATCACTGGCTGGAGGGCATGATTGGTTTGGTTCAGGCAGCAGAATCATTATAACAACAAGGGATACTGATGTGGTAGACAAGCATGTGATGGGTGATGTTGTCACCAAGAAATACAAGATGGAGGAGCTAAATGATGATGATTCCTTGGAACTCTTTTCTTGGCATGCTTTCAACAGGAAGGAGCCTGCAGAGAACTTTAAAAATGTTTCAAGGAATGCAATAAGTTATGCAAAGGGCTTTCCGCTGGCTTTAGAAGTAATAGGCTCCCACTTAGGGGGTTTTACAAGTGTGGATAGCTGGGAAGAGGAACTGCACAAGTATAGAATTGATCCAAGTATTCAAGGAGTACTTGAAATAAGCTACAATAGCTTGTATGAACTTGATCAGAAAACTTTCTTGGACATTGCTTGTTTCTTCAAAGGAGAGAAATGGGATTATGTTAAAAGGGTACTGAAAGCTTGTGACTTCTATCCAATTGTTCGAGTGTTCATTAGTAAATGTTTAATCACTGTAAATCAGAGTGGTTGCTTGGATATGCATGATCTAGTACAAGACATGGGCAAAGAGATTGTAATGAATGAGTCGCCAACAAACCCGGGTGAACGCAGCAGATTATGGTCTCATAAAGACATTCTTCAAGTACTCAAAGATGACACA GGAAGTAGCTCAATTGAAGGAATAATGCTTCACCCTTCTACACTTGAAGAAGTAAATTATTGGATTAATACTGCCTTTGACAAGATGGAGAAACTCAGAATTCTAATTGTTCGGAATACAGTATTTTCAACAGCACCAAGTCATCTTCCAAATAGTTTACGACTACTAGAGTGGAAAGGGTATCCATCAGAGTCATTCCCACTAGATTTTCATCCCCACAGAATTGTTGATCTCAAGCTACCTCACAGTGCTCTTAAATTGGAAAGGCTATTTCAG GTATTTGAGGATTTGACATTTATCAACCTCTCCCAATGTCAATCCGTTACACACGTCCCGGATATGTCTGGAGCTAAAAGCCTGAGAGTCCTCACACTTGACAAATGCAATAAACTGGTAGGATTTGATGAATCCATTGGATTTATGCCAAACCTTGTGTATTTGAGTGCTTCGGAATGCAGTAAGCTCAAACATTTTGTACCAGAAATGTATTTGCCGTCTCTCGAAGTgctttcattttacttttgtaaaaGCCTCCAAAGCTTCCCAGAAATCATGCAAGAGATGGACAAACCATTAAAGATTAACTTGGTAAATTCTGCAATCGAGGAGTTCCCAAATTCCATTGGTAATCTTACAGGGCTCGAGCATATAGACATCTCTAAATCCAAAAGACTCCAGTACCTACCAGGTAGCTTCTTGATGTTGCCAAAACTTTTCACATTGACAATAGATGGATGTTCTCTGCTTGGAAGATCATTTAAAAGGTTCAAAGGACACAGCAGTCCAAATATAAGGAGACTGAGTTTCAGTGGTGCTAATCTTTCAGATGaagatcttcatccaattcttcatattcATCAGAAGTTGGAAGGCATCAATGTATCAAATAATTGTTTTTCATCCCTCCCAAAATGCATTGAAGGATTTTTGCACTTGAAAATTCTTGACGTGAGTTATTGTAATAATCTTATGATAATTCCAGAACTTCCATCAAGCATTCAAAAAGTAGATGCAAGATATTGCCTATCCTTAACTCCACAGTCCTCAACCATGCCATTGTCCAAG ATTTTACAAGAGACTAAAAGAATTGAAGTTGTGATGCCAAAAAAGGAGATTCCCAATTGGCTTGACTACAATTGCAGCAAAGATATTCCTCTGTTTTGGGCTCGGCGAAAGTTTCCTGTTGTTGCTTTAGCATTCATGTTTGGGAGAGCCACTGGCAGTGATATTGATGAGACATTGATGAAGGCTCTAGACTTCTGGCCTCAAATTGCTTCATCCAAATCCTACACTGTTGGTCTCAACTTGTTTATAGAAGGCCAACAAATATTTCCGGAGAAGTCCAAATATTTCAATGTTGGGGAAGATCATGTGTTACTTTTTGATCTTCGAACTTTGTTCAGTGACAAAGAGTGGCATGATCTTGATTCATATATTGGAGATGATTGGAAAGCCATTCATGTTGTATGTGAATCAACCTTAACTCTGAATCATTGGGGAGTTTATGTTTACAAGGGAGAGACAAACATGGATGATATTTATTTCAAGCATCTTCCCAACCACAAATTGTCAAGCGAGTTAGTTCTAGAAAGAAGTCCGCAACAAACTCGGCAAAGAATTGGACAAGTGATAGATAATTTGAATCCAACAGAAACATTTGACAATGAGCATTTGTCTCTTGTTGATCTAGAAGAAGATAGAATGAGCTTTACAAAGGCATTGGTGAGGTCGTACAAGATGGCCAAGGCTAACGAAGCTTCTTCGTCTTCTAACTATGGGGCAAGTTTGAAGAAAGAATCAGAAGAATCTAATTGGGACGTGTTGCGGTTAATAGAGTTGATGAAGGAGAATGTGCCAAAAGATATTGCTGATTCAAACCCTGGTCAAATACAAGCTGTACAAGAATTCGCAGAAGAGTTTTTTAAGGCACGTGCACAATTTATGATGGAGAAAGACTGCGACATGTTGAATATTGGTATGATGATTGCTTTAGAGGAATACCATATTTTTGGACCTCCAACTCGTCGTTATTGGGGAAGAATAGATTTAAAACATGCAGATGATCCAACATTCAAAGCAGTGATGAGGAGGGCATTCCAAGAATCATGGAGAATTGAAGAACGCGCCAAAGCACACAATAGAAGGATGATTCCCATTCTTCTATTGAAATGCGAGATTCCATCCATATGGGGAGAATCATCGCAGAAGGAAGAATACGGTGATGATCCTGTGTTGGAAGAATTATTGAGCAAGATAGAGAAAGATGCTATGGACTGTAATAAATCATATGGTAAATTGAAGGCATCTATTACTTATACTAATGAACTACTAGCAGTTTCTGATGAATATTTGCTAGAAGCAACGTATCTCAGAGCACATGAAAATATGGAAAATGAAGTCATGTCAGAATGGGGAAGGTTAGAATTGGCATTATGTGACATGTTCAGATCAAGAATGCGAAGATCATTGTTTGGTTGGAGAAAGGGGCTCATGATTCCTGGAGCTAGTACTAAGAAGACCTCTTATGGGACAATTAGAGTGGCACTCGAAGATCAAGACACTCATGATAATAATCGAATGCAGCATAATAAGCTGTGGCGGATCCAGATTCCAAGGTACTTTAGAaggtccttttttttatttttttattttcttttacggTTTCTTTATtctggttttttgttttttgtacgGGCTTTGTCTTTCActttttgttttactcttttgGTTCTTTTGGTTCTTTTACGGTCTTTtatgtttgtttttgtttttttgtttacttttattaTCATGGttttttttatgcattttcatttaattttgctctgtcttgttttatattttattttctattgtctAAGGTACCTCTTTTTGGAAATTTGGTCTGTGGTACTTGGGATGGTCTAA